The Flammeovirga pectinis genomic interval TTTCAGTACATGAACTCAATAATAATGAAAAAGAGCTATTTGACCTTGAAGTTAAAACCTATCAATTACTCTCTAAGTTCAATGCCATTTTAGTTCGAGATTATATCAACAAAGAAAATAACTTTACTAACCAAGAGGAAGAAATACTATTAAAAGAAATCTTTAATCAAAATAAATATTTAGATACAGGCAGTGGACCTTATGAATCATTATCAACTGGATTAATGTATACATTTCTAGACTTTAGAGAAAGAGAAGTAAAAACAAACCCTTTTGAAAATACTATTGATAATGTAAATATCCCTTCAAATATACTAGAAGTAATCCAATCAATAGCCATCAAAGTTTTATTACAATCCACAAGTGATATTACTTTAATTGATCAAACTATTTTAAACTATCAGCAAAAATTTCCTAGTTCCCCTTATATAGAAGAATTCAAAAATGATTATCAAGATTATGTCAAGCTTAAAAAGGGTGAACAAGCAAAAGATATTATAGCCTTTAATTCCAAAGGTGATTCTGTTTCTTTATTTACTTATAAAGAGCAAATACTCATTTTAGATGTTTGGGCTACTTGGTGTCCTCCTTGCTTAAAAGCCTTTGAGGGTATTAATGAACTTGAGCAAAAATATTCTAATAAAAATATTTCCTTTCTTAAAGTTTCAATTGATAATGATTTTGAGAAATGGAAAAAATCAAAATATGTAGAAGAGGGGAACCATCATTATAATATTCCTAGAACGTCATTAAATTCTTTTTTTAATGACTACAGAATAAAAACTATTAGTAGGTATATTATTATCGATAAACATAGACGGATTATTAATGCTCATGCTAAACTAAATGAACTAGATTCCATCATTCAAAATAACATTTAAGGAATTATTTTTAACCCTAAAAAATAAGCCAATTGCATTTTAAATACAATTGGCTTATTTGATATAATATATTTTCATTTTCTAGATACATCTAGTAATCAAATTACAACTTTTCAGTTATCTTTTATTCCATATCTATACCTTTATAACCAGATTCTTGTAACTCTAAAAACCTTACTAGGCCATTAGAAATTATATTTACCTCTTGAGGAAAATCTGCTATATTAATATTATGCTCATCAATAGATGATTGACAAATAGATAATTGAACTCTATCAGGATCAATAGATGCAATTCTTTCCATGGTATCTATATCATCCATAATGTTATTTAATGCATCTCCACAGACAATTACTTCTGCCTTGTGAAATTTTATTTTATCATTCGTTTCTAATGAATCTGTAGTCGACAAAACTTCTTCTAAATGCTCTTTGCTTTCTACATGAAAGACAAAGCTATCTTCTCCATATTTTCCAAAAGCGAGAGTCATTGTAATAAAAATTGAAGCTAGTACGACACCTACTATATGCCTTTCCATATCTTTGATTGTATAATGTTTGGTGTGTTATGAGAGTTATACGTGATAATGTTAATCAGTAGATAATAAATTATGATTCTTTAATATAAAGATACGTTTATCATCAACTATATAACAATCATGCACTTTGTTATGGCAATTAAGTAGTGTTAATATTATTCAATATAACATTACTAATAAATGATATCTTAAAAAGGTAGGCAATAAAAAAGTCCTACCCTTGGGAGGGGTAGGACCATATATTTTCGATTTGAGGCTTACAATAAACCTAGTTTACGGGGTAAATACAGCGGTATCCACCTTCGACTTCAGATTTTTGCTGGAATTACTCAGCAGAATCTTCTTTTGTTTCTTCAGCAGGAGCTTCAGCTTCACCTTCTTCAGATGTTGCTTCTACTACAGCCTCAGCTTCTTCTTTTGCAGCTTGAGCAGCAGCGGCAGCAGCAAGTACTTCAGCAGCAGCTTTTTTCTCAGCTTCTACTACAGCCTTACGAGCAGCAATACCAGCTTCTAATTCAGCTTGTACAGCAGCTTCAGCAGCAGCTTTCTTAGCATCTAACTCAGCAGCGTATGCAGAAGATCTTTCTGACATCCAAGCATCAAATAATTTGTCTGCTTCTTCTTGAGTTTTAGCACCTTTACGAACACCTACTTGTAAGTGTTTTTTGTACATAGCACCAGCTTTAGAAAGAACCATACGAGCCGTATCAGTTGGTTGAGCACCATCTAATAACCACTTTGCAGCAGTATCAGGATCGATATCGATAGTTGCAGGATTAGTATTAGGGTTATAAGTACCTAACTTCTCAATGAAACGACCATCACGAGGTGATCTCGAATCAGCTACTACTACGTTGTAAATAGGTCTTCTCTTACGGCCACGACGTGCCAAACGGATTTTTACTGCCATTTTATATGCAATTTGTGTGTTGGAAAGGAACGCATCCTTTATGACACAGTTAAACAAATGAGGAAACTCGTTCCCCTTAAACGGCACAAAGATAATATAACTTATTGAATTCTACCACTTAAATTATGCATCAAAGGGTTATCAAATTCAAATAAGTAATATATATTGCGAAATTTGTACTGTAAGAGCAGTTAGAATGCAGTATCTTGCAAAACATTTGTATTGAAATTTACTAAAAAAGACATATGAACCTCACAATCATACTAATAGCATTAAATGTAGGAATTAGCTACTATGCGTGGCAAAACCCTAATATTCTAGATAAATTGATGATGCAACCTTATATGGTTCAGAAGAAAAATGAGTGGTATCGTTTTATTACTTCTGCTTTTGTACATGGTAGTTGGATGCATCTTTTGTTT includes:
- a CDS encoding TlpA family protein disulfide reductase codes for the protein MRKSIIILFTFLSTLLSCQTQQKTTIKIKTDAQHVTVKSLKENIINSDTLLSSSQGIYHIDIKEPQYITIEIDDQFLSVYSSPYSQIEIEHDNTGINFKGDYKRFNTALYKLRQIDKSDYFFETNLPINQYYQYRDSIDQLIKNISVHELNNNEKELFDLEVKTYQLLSKFNAILVRDYINKENNFTNQEEEILLKEIFNQNKYLDTGSGPYESLSTGLMYTFLDFREREVKTNPFENTIDNVNIPSNILEVIQSIAIKVLLQSTSDITLIDQTILNYQQKFPSSPYIEEFKNDYQDYVKLKKGEQAKDIIAFNSKGDSVSLFTYKEQILILDVWATWCPPCLKAFEGINELEQKYSNKNISFLKVSIDNDFEKWKKSKYVEEGNHHYNIPRTSLNSFFNDYRIKTISRYIIIDKHRRIINAHAKLNELDSIIQNNI
- a CDS encoding DsrE family protein, which produces MERHIVGVVLASIFITMTLAFGKYGEDSFVFHVESKEHLEEVLSTTDSLETNDKIKFHKAEVIVCGDALNNIMDDIDTMERIASIDPDRVQLSICQSSIDEHNINIADFPQEVNIISNGLVRFLELQESGYKGIDME
- a CDS encoding 30S ribosomal protein S16 — translated: MAVKIRLARRGRKRRPIYNVVVADSRSPRDGRFIEKLGTYNPNTNPATIDIDPDTAAKWLLDGAQPTDTARMVLSKAGAMYKKHLQVGVRKGAKTQEEADKLFDAWMSERSSAYAAELDAKKAAAEAAVQAELEAGIAARKAVVEAEKKAAAEVLAAAAAAQAAKEEAEAVVEATSEEGEAEAPAEETKEDSAE